The following coding sequences are from one Rhipicephalus microplus isolate Deutch F79 chromosome 3, USDA_Rmic, whole genome shotgun sequence window:
- the LOC142803205 gene encoding uncharacterized protein LOC142803205, producing MVFSTLQALKALPLGFWHAFLLLKNCNAPVRIVNASSSVDACLPKCDVTEMMVFFNLSLSFLGHTATDSAPSDFPEDAPSSSKCDALPACSTACSAGVETTHESSCQPFQALTVPVESQQNFCAACGGFLSAEGTADVTGKCSVLVFSHTMQYTPECDTSPPTGNYMLQFK from the exons ATGGTGTTCAGCACATTGCAAGCATTGAAAGCATTGCCGCTTGGGTTTTGGCATGCATTCTTATTACTGAAAAATTGTAATGCACCTGTGCGTATTGTAAATGCTTCAAGTAGTGTTGATGCTTGTTTGCCAAAATGCGATGTAACAGAGATGATGGTCTTCTTCAATTTGTCTTTATCTTTTTTAGGTCACACTGCCACTGATTCAGCACCATCGGATTTTCCAGAAG ATGCACCTTCAAGTTCCAAATGTGACGCACTGCCAGCTTGTTCAACAGCTTGTTCAGCAG GTGTGGAAACCACCCATGAATCGAGCTGCCAGCCATTTCAAGCTTTGACGGTGCCTGTTGAGT CCCAGCAGAACTTTTGTGCTGCCTGTGGAGGATTTCTGTCTGCTGAGGGCACAGCTGATGTCACCGGCAAGTGTTCAGTGCTAGTGTTCTCACACACTATGCAATATACACCTGAGTGTGACACATCGCCGCCTACAGGAAATTACAT GCTCCAGTTCAAGTAG